In a genomic window of Trichoderma atroviride chromosome 4, complete sequence:
- a CDS encoding uncharacterized protein (EggNog:ENOG41): protein MDILEIQKWAFMPGLPDNITPIRDLLIRYSRIPTEQIDSHLIRIREAAWAYARMPFIGRWKFLTLNDANDSRYQQALFRLRLHRSRDTLLDLGCGLGQALRQFRDDGVDGSRLFGLDSSSQLISSGYDLFQDRSSLDAHFTVGDITDPDDPRLDELNGLISIIHAGSFFHLFSWKQQLYIGKRLVGFLQPDIRNAFIYGRHVGVTHTQKPEKGDSSPYLHNQDSFQRLWDEIGELTMTKWKVEVEQSGENIVWLPGRPKGAHAVNFTIYQVPRNEIKKSCL from the exons ATGGACATCCTAGAGATTCAAAAATGGGCCTTTATGCCTGGCCTCCCGGATAACATCACGCCAATCCGCGATCTGCTCATCCGATACAGCAGGATTCCCACAGAGCAAATCGACTCTCATCTGATCAGGATT CGCGAGGCAGCATGGGCGTATGCTAGAATGCCCTTTATTGGACGATGGAAGTTCCTCACTTTGAATGACGCCAACGATTCTCGCTACCAGCAGGCCCTTTTCCGGCTCAGGTTACATCGGTCTCGAGACACTCTTCTTGATCTAGGCTGTGGGCTTGGCCAAGCGCTACGGCAGTTTCgagatgacggcgttgaCGGATCGCGATTATTTGGGCTCGACTCCAGCTCCCAGCTGATATCGTCGGGATACGACCTCTTCCAGGATAGAAGCAGTCTGGATGCCCATTTTACAGTGGGAGATATTACAGATCCCGACGATCCGAGATTGGATGAACTCAACGGCCTCATCAGCATTATTCATGCCGggagcttcttccatctgttcagctggaagcagcagctatACATCGGAAAGCGGCTTGTCGGCTTTCTACAGCCCGATATACGCAACGCTTTCATATACGGCCGACATGTCGGCGTCACTCATACTCAGAAGCCTGAAAAGGGAGATTCCTCGCCCTATCTTCATAATCAGGACAGTTTCCAGCGGCTCTGGGATGAGATTGGGGAACTGACGATGACTAAATGGAAGGTGGAGGTGGAGCAATCGGGGGAGAATATCGTCTGGCTACCAGGAAGGCCAAAAGGCGCACATGCCGTCAACTTTACTATATATCAAGTCCCCagaaatgaaataaaaaaaagctgttTATAG
- a CDS encoding uncharacterized protein (MEROPS:MER0030317~BUSCO:EOG092D05RI): MDGDWDEVARIPFPPPGPHALPTQVSTMTFDTSQEILWAGNEYGRVTAFVGTELQRFTTFRAHPSTDGPVRQILTNDKGVVTLGPKNVHMASRKGATIWEICHEDMKDLKCMSFTSKGTAEIIVAGLQNTMFVIDLIKGEVVKQVPTDHQYLIMKRGRYICAATRDGSVHLLDPINFAIVKTWNAHSALINDMDAQHDFIVTCGYSLRQGQNYMLDPFLNVFDIKKMSSMPPIPFPAGAAYVRMHPRMLTTSIVVSQSGQMHVVDLMNPNTSNVRQANVLSYLSMFEIAPSGEAMALTDAECNIHLWGSPSKLHFVDLPTPMELTTTEEPVQPLEWTPDTPLNSIGMPYYREKLTSAWPETISDVSAGTRLKILGARKKSANSGLKAPKFLSEKARESAKSDSTSAGEKADELSNPFTEMEIESRKSEFPMMYRNVEIKYSKFGVDDFDFGFYNTTRYSGLEIHISNSYANSLLQIMNFTPLIRNLALQHAATACVSEACLLCELGYLFDMLQKAEGSICQATNMLKTLSSNPQAAPLGLLEEDTHSASLSVMLQTLTRFLLEKIAGDYKTMAPASSSMDQVLATKATSSIRCMNCRSEYTRPGSTYVNEMLYPPLKAPGRNNKIPRTTFSQVLKSSVERETTAKGWCSRCQRYQTIATRKTIHSVPDVLMLNTAIVNADHRMLWNTPGWLPEEIGIIVEQGQFFCYEGEDLKLHLQRGIHNITVYSLIGMTISIESSQAQKPHLVAMVNVAHAEPTAPGQSQWHLFNDFLVRSVSSEEALSFNHSWKVPSVVTFQVKNANNKIDNSWKNNIDTSLLYQDFNPSSRTEHKTYKLLDPVTERPGPETIIALDTEFVAVRQPEIEMNSDGERETIRPIVYALARASVVRGQGEDEGVPFIDDYISIREPIVDYLTSYSGITANDLNPHTTKHSLLPLKVAYKKLWILLNLGCKFLGHGLKQDFRVINIHVPKTQIIDTIDLFFLKSRLRKLSLAFLAWYLLKEDIQMETHDSIEDSRTALQLYRKYLEFKDAGILETMLQDIYRAGRDVNFKPPRRDGALDVPRSETPPPLPVENGSTPTLTPGPPTTPARGRGFGSGVSWTPGKGSPMR, translated from the exons ATGGACGGAGACTGGGACGAG GTCGCTCGTATTCCATTTCCGCCTCCGGGCCCCCATGCGCTGCCGACGCAGGTCTCGACGATGACCTTTGACACCTCCCAAGAGATTCTCTGGGCTGGTAACGAATAT GGTCGAGTCACTGCCTTTGTCGGCACCGAGCTTCAACGCTTCACCACTTTCAGGGCACATCCAAGCACAGACGGGCCTGTTCGGCAGATCTTGACAAACGATAAGGGCGTTGTGACATTGGGTCCCAAAAATGTGCATATGGCGTCTAGGAAAGGGGCCACCATATGGGAAATTTG TCACGAGGATATGAAAGATCTAAAGTGCATGAGCTTCACTTCAAAGGGAACGGCAGAGATCATAGTCGCCGGTCTACAAAACACCATGTTTGTTATCGACCTCATTAAGGGGGAAGTCGTCAAACAG GTTCCAACCGACCACCAATACCTGATTATGAAACGCGGCCGCTATATCTGCGCGGCAACAAGGGACGGATCGGTACACCTTCTGGACCCCATCAACTTCGCCATCGTCAAGACCTGGAATGCGCATTCAGCCTTGATCAATGACATGGATGCTCAGCACGACTTCATCGTTACATGCGGCTACTCGCTTCGCCAAGGCCAGAATTACATGCTGGATCCCTTTCTCAACGTCTTCGATATCAAGAAGATGTCGTCAATGCCGCCGATCCCGTTCCCCGCCGGCGCGGCATATGTACGCATGCACCCGCGCATGCTCACGACCAGCATTGTGGTGTCGCAAAGCGGCCAGATGCATGTGGTGGATCTCATGAACCCGAACACCAGCAATGTACGACAGGCCAATGTGCTGAGTTACCTCAGCATGTTTGAGATCGCCCCCTCCGGCGAGGCCATGGCTCTCACCGATGCGGAATGCAATATCCATTTGTGGGGATCACCATCCAAACTTCATTTCGTGGACCTACCTACTCCCATGGAACTCACCACAACTGAAGAACCGGTTCAACCTTTAGAATGGACTCCCGACAC CCCTTTGAATTCTATCGGCATGCCATACTACAGAGAAAAGCTTACCTCTGCGTGGCCTGAAACCATCTCAGAC GTCTCCGCAGGAACCAGATTGAAGATACTCGGAGCTCGAAAAAAATCCGCTAATTCCGGCCTCAAAGCTCCCAAATTTCTCAGCGAAAAGGCTCGAGAATCTGCCAAATCAGATTCAACGTCTGCAGGAGAGAAGGCAGACGAACTCTCGAATCCATTTACAGAAATGGAAATCGAGAGCAGGAAATCGGAATTCCCAATGATGTATAGAAACGTCGAAATCAAATACAGCAAATTTGGTGTCGACGATTTCGACTTTGG CTTTTATAATACAACACGATACTCCGGCCTCGAGATCCACATATCGAACTCGTACGCCAACTCGCTTCTTCAAATCATGAACTTCACGCCCTTAATTCGAAATTTGGCTTTACAACATGCAGCCACAGCCTGTGTGAGCGAAGCCTGTCTGCTTTGCGAGCTGGGATATCTTTTCGATATGCTTCAAAAAGCAGAAGGATCAATCTGCCAGGCGACAAATATGCTCAAGACCCTCAGCAGCAACCCTCAAG CTGCTCCCCTGGGATTACTAGAGGAGGATACACATTCGGCATCCTTAAGTGTAATGCTACAGACACTAACCCGATTCTTGTTGGAAAAGATTGCTGGAGACTATAAAACTATGGCTCCAGCTTCCTCCTCGATGGATCAG GTGTTGGCGACCAAAGCAACTAGCTCCATCAGATGCATGAATTGCAGGAGCGAGTATACCCGACCTGGATCGACATATGTAAACGAAATGCTTTATCCACCTCTT AAAGCCCCGGGACGAAATAACAAAATCCCTCGCACCACTTTCTCCCAAGTTCTTAAGAGCAGcgtggagagagagacgacGGCAAAAGGATGGTGCAGCCGATGCCAACGGTATCAGACCATTGCAACTAGGAAAACCATTCACAGCGTCCCGGACGTCCTGATGCTCAACACCGCAATCGTCAACGCAGATCATCGAATGCTTTGGAACACACCTGGCTGGCTGCCAGAGGAAATCGGCATCATCGTGGAGCAGGGCCAGTTCTTTTGCTACGAGGGTGAAGATTTGAAGCTTCACTTACAACGTGGCATTCACAACATCACAGTCTATTCCTTGATCGGAATGACCATCAGCATCGAGAGCAGTCAGGCACAAAAGCCGCATCTCGTTGCCATGGTTAATG TTGCTCATGCTGAACCAACCGCTCCCGGCCAAAGCCAATGGCACTTATTCAACGACTTTCTTGTCCGCTCCGTGAGCTCAGAAGAAGCTCTTTCATTTAACCACTCTTGGAAAGTTCCATCTGTTGTCACCTTCCAAGTGAAGAATGCAAACAACAAGATCGATAATAGCTGGAAGAACAACATTGATACATCGCTCCTATATCAGGATTTCAA CCCTAGCTCTCGCACCGAGCACAAAACTTATAAGCTTCTGGACCCAGTTACAGAGCGACCTGGGCCAGAGACCATCATTGCACTGGACACCGAATTTGTTGCGGTGCGACAGCCGGAGATTGAAATGAACTCGGACGGCGAACGAGAAACCATCCGACCAATAGTCTATGCACTCGCCCGCGCCTCCGTCGTCCGAGGCCAAGGTGAAGACGAAGGCGTCCCCTTCATCGACGACTATATTTCCATCAGAGAACCCATCGTCGACTATCTAACGTCATATTCGGGCATCACTGCAAACGATTTGAACCCACACACCACAAAACACAGCCTGCTACCGCTAAAGGTGGCATATAAAAAGCTTTGGATACTACTCAACCTCGGTTGCAAATTCTTGGGCCACGGACTGAAGCAAGACTTCCGCGTCATCAATATCCACGTCCCCAAAACGCAAATCATCGACACCATcgatctcttcttcctcaaatCACGCCTGCGAAAGCTGTCGCTCGCCTTCCTGGCATGGTACCTGCTCAAGGAAGACATCCAAATGGAGACGCACGACTCCATCGAAGATTCCAGGACGGCCCTCCAGCTGTACAGAAAATACCTAGAGTTCAAGGACGCTGGCATCCTGGAGACGATGCTGCAGGACATTTACCGCGCCGGCAGGGACGTCAACTTCAAGCCCCCGCGAAGGGATGGCGCGCTGGACGTCCCCAGATCAGAGACgccgcctcctttgcctGTGGAGAATGGGAGCACGCCGACGCTGACTCCTGGGCCGCCAACTACGCCTGCTAGAGGAAGGGGATTTGGAAGTGGAGTCAGCTGGACACCGGGAAAAGGATCACCTATGAGGTGA
- a CDS encoding uncharacterized protein (EggNog:ENOG41), whose protein sequence is MQRSFEILRCASNWKLQINKEPIRNCASAHHQPIKRSGVIDGLKFEDSFKAERPYVFSDPDASPTYLLPAFHKWFKRDGENTSFSSHIDSFQQAIFPFELIKPFFQGSETIHRLYESLLNSQDAIDREWAVALQSAAASEASRHHQFFQLYAPLRLLIKALEFNEAQRIKADPPVQLYIAQSLLSDLPSDLQNDVPTPELIQKVGRGDIYSSSIWLGTEPTYTPLHRDPNPNLFCQLCSSKVVRLLPPKVGLEVYNNVQMRLRQSGNSRMRSTEMMEGDEREMLHSVVWEDKTAASDVQEIELSAGDALFIPKGWWHSIKSKYSDGRLNGSVNWWFR, encoded by the coding sequence ATGCAGAGGAGCTTCGAAATCCTTCGGTGTGCATCAAATTGGAAGCTTCAAATCAACAAAGAGCCTATTCGCAACTGTGCTTCCGcgcatcatcagccaatAAAGAGATCTGGAGTCATAGATGGATTGAAATTCGAAGATAGCTTCAAGGCCGAAAGACCGTATGTCTTTTCAGATCCTGATGCCTCTCCTACATACCTTCTCCCAGCTTTCCATAAATGGTTCAAAAGGGACGGAGAAAACACGTCATTTTCTTCCCACATAGACTCTTTCCAGCAAGCAATCTTCCCCTTTGAGCTGATAAAACCCTTCTTCCAAGGGTCTGAGACCATACACCGTCTCTACGAAAGCTTGTTAAACAGTCAAGATGCTATCGATCGGGAGTGGGCGGTGGCTCTTcagtctgctgctgcttcagaggcctctcgccatcaccagTTTTTTCAGCTCTATGCACCCTTGAGGCTTCTAATCAAGGCACTCGAGTTCAACGAAGCACAGAGGATAAAAGCAGATCCGCCCGTACAGCTTTACATTGCCCAGTCTCTATTGTCGGATCTCCCCAGCGATTTACAGAACGATGTACCGACCCCGGAATTAATCCAAAAAGTCGGAAGAGGCGATATATATAGCTCTTCAATATGGCTGGGCACTGAGCCGACTTATACTCCGCTGCATCGGGATCCGAATCCAAACTTGTTCTGCCAGCTGTGTAGTAGCAAAGTGGTGAGGCTTCTGCCGCCCAAGGTGGGACTTGAAGTATATAACAATGTTCAAATGCGGCTTCGACAATCTGGAAACAGCCGAATGCGATCTacagagatgatggagggaGATGAGAGGGAGATGCTTCACAGCGTCGTATGGGAAGACAAGACGGCGGCATCGGACGTGCAAGAGATAGAGCTGTCTGCCGGGGATGCCTTGTTCATTCCAAAAGGCTGGTGGCATTCTATTAAGAGCAAATACTCAGATGGACGTCTGAATGGATCTGTGAATTGGTGGTTCCGCTGA
- a CDS encoding uncharacterized protein (EggNog:ENOG41~TransMembrane:2 (i186-208o220-238i)) codes for MAPLIPRLHLFEIDDQPWFPAFLRSRIQNALTAAWNSNTPLQPQSPARIAASTLIRELGSSLSSYTFIDFCAGGGGPTPTIQKTINAHLKVEGKPPVDFILTDLHPNVRAWDKIARHFPQISYERQSVDASKAPKHLVERQDGKKVMRLFNLAFHHFDDVLARDILRDTVKTSYGFAIFELQDRSLAGMVSVCMLGVASIVMAPAFAWKWRSPTSLAFSWLLPVLPFVLVFDGIVSCLRTRTPSEVESLLRGCGADTSSWEIQSGRCKFIWPCGYLNWVICRPVERV; via the exons ATGGCGCCTCTTATTCCTCGTCTGCATCTCTTTGAGATTGACGATCAGCCATG GTTCCCTGCCTTTTTACGCAGTCGCATCCAAAATGCTCTCACTGCGGCTTGGAACTCCAATACTCCTCTTCAGCCCCAATCACCCGCGCGCATCGCCGCATCTACACTCATACGCGAACTTGGCAGCTCGCTCTCATCTTACACTTTCATCGACTTCTGcgccggcggtggcggaCCCACACCAACAATTCAAAAAACCATAAATGCTCATCTTAAAGTTGAGGGAAAGCCGCCAGTTGATTTCATCCTGACAGACTTGCATCCCAACGTGAGGGCTTGGGATAAGATTGCGAGACACTTTCCACAAATTTCATACGAAAGGCAATCCGTGGATGCGAGTAAAGCCCCCAAGCATCTCGTGGAACGTCAAGACGGAAAGAAAGTGATGCGGCTGTTCAACCTGGCGTTCCATCACTTTGACGATGTCTTGGCGAGGGATATACTCAGAGATACGGTAAAGACAAGCTATGGATTCGCTATATTCGAGCTTCAAGACCGTAGCCTCGCAGGCATGGTTAGCGTCTGCATGCTGGGAGTTGCATCAATAGTCATGGCACCGGCTTTTGCCTGGAAATGGAGATCTCCCACTTCTCTTGCATTCTCATGGCTTTTACCCGTCTTACCATTTGTCTTGGTATTTGACGGAATAGTTTCATGTCTAAGAACGAGGACTCCCAGCGAGGTGGAAAGTCTCCTCCGTGGCTGCGGTGCCGACACAAGCTCGTGGGAGATACAAAGTGGTCGGTGCAAGTTTATCTGGCCGTGTGGATATCTAAATTGGGTCATATGTAGACCCGTTGAGAGGGTTTGA
- a CDS encoding uncharacterized protein (EggNog:ENOG41~BUSCO:EOG092D2925) yields MDDFLAAVGAQAMRYAIRSGIALTSSYAISQCSRLLKAVDDKNLQSELRVLQRQLDGKIKIISPAIDLIEFKSGRGNVFLESALPLAKSLHQQIISLGHRVEGAAAVEEHNHDLSENPKTKETGHDALKRVIRDIKNLLTEIDREIPLLQLAISASGESLSTSLPPGISPSRLLQASTLLTVGDTQHAQDPTRIVQIGPSFTLSVYMLFLGHASVSSAPKGDKPNSSPRSSNHRISSKSTDHIPVYGLGEHDRRPVWQEAIHKARVRLCRSACKAAIDEQGFNDDNQDVPYLEVGQSYAYHLEIIEDLDDGRAHEGAAQAEAYNGVSKAGIREHIPIYQLAKIFYTDTGRMLNIGDGTDGENNPVLLLKRDIKASQLERPEHERYGDANNATHDDSASQPETNEDDQVDVDRQLFGETREKRLSLRSSENAEESYITAFPKHLDPEWIAFEVYEEDDEQSETSSISGLDADSSNEVDGRGNSPEKSPSRPRAALDSSLVSQIKNLSVQPTSRNTLTLSYSDPSLGRPSQDLTVNSAREAQDFVSRSPFGTITTSLSLIEMLIRLAGLQEFQQASHLSIPDHILTFFLEETSTTGLTGEAMWRARSQTKQRVGFDPYTDAA; encoded by the exons ATGGACGATTTTCTGGCAGCAGTTGGCGCGCAGGCCATGAGATATGCCATACGGTCTGGCATCGCCTTGACGTCCTCTTATGCCATCAGCCAATGCTCTCGCCTGCTAAAGGCTGTCGACGACAAGAACCTCCAATCCGAGCTCAGGGTGCTCCAAAGACAGCTGGATGGTAAAATTAAG ATTATCTCTCCTGCCATTGACCTTATTGAGTTCAA ATCCGGGCGAGGAAACGTCTTTCTTGAGTCCGCACTGCCTCTCGCAAAGTCTCTTCACCAGCAAATCATCTCCCTAGGACATCGTGTGGAGGGTGCCGCGGCCGTTGAGGAACATAACCACGACCTATCAGAAAATCCAAAAACCAAGGAGACTGGCCATGACGCATTAAAAAGAGTGATTAGAGATATCAAAAATCTCCTGACTGAGATTGACCGGGAAattcctcttctgcagctggcTATATCAGCATCTGGTGAAAGCCTGTCTACTTCACTTCCCCCTGGAATATCTCCATCTAGATTATTGCAGGCTAGTACCCTGTTGACTGTTGGAGATACACAGCATGCACAGGATCCTACAAGAATTGTACAAATCGGGCCTTCATTCACGCTGTCCGTATACATGCTATTCTTGGGACACGCATCTGTATCGTCCGCACCTAAAGGCGACAAACCAAATTCAAGTCCGAGAAGCAGTAATCACCGAATTAGCTCAAAAAGCACAGACCATATTCCAGTCTATGGCTTAGGCGAGCACGATAGACGGCCTGTATGGCAGGAGGCGATACACAAGGCTCGAGTGCGGCTATGCAGGTCAGCTTGCAAGGCAGCCATAGATGAGCAAGGCTTCAATGACGACAACCAGGACGTACCTTACCTTGAAGTCGGCCAAAGTTATGCCTATCACCTCGAAATTATTGAAGATTTGGACGATGGGCGGGCTCATGAAGGGGCTGCCCAGGCAGAAGCATATAACGGCGTCTCAAAAGCCGGCATTCGTGAACATATTCCGATTTACCAACTTGCCAAGATATTCTACACGGACACTGGCAGAATGCTCAATATTGGCGATGGAACTGATGGAGAGAATAACCCAGTTCTGCTCCTCAAGCGAGACATTAAGGCATCTCAGCTAGAAAGACCAGAACATGAGAGATATGGAGATGCAAACAATGCTACGCATGACGATAGTGCTAGCCAACCAGAAACAAACGAAGATGATCAAGTCGACGTGGATCGACAGCTATTCGGAGAGACGCGAGAGAAGCGGCTCTCTTTAAGAAGCTCTGAGAATGCTGAGGAGAGCTACATCACCGCCTTCCCTAAGCACCTGGATCCCGAGTGGATAGCTTTTGAGGTGtacgaagaggacgacgagcAGAGTGAGACGAGTTCCATTTCGGGCCTTGACGCGGACTCATCAAACGAAGTCGACGGACGCGGCAACTCACCAGAGAAATCGCCATCACGCCCTCGCGCAGCCTTGGACTCGAGTTTGGTCTCCCAGATCAAGAATCTGTCTGTTCAGCCCACATCACGCAATACTCTCACTTTAAGCTATTCTGATCCTAGCCTTGGCCGTCCATCGCAAGACCTGACGGTAAACTCGGCGAGGGAAGCGCAGGATTTTGTATCGCGGTCACCGTTTGGAACCATCACAACATCGCTCTCATTAATTGAGATGCTCATTCGGCTTGCTGGCCTTCAGGAGTTTCAACAGGCTTCCCATTTGTCGATTCCAGACCACATCCTGACGTTTTTCTTAGAAGAGACGTCGACGACAGGGTTGACGGGCGAGGCTATGTGGAGGGCCAGGAGTCAAACCAAACAGCGAGTAGGGTTCGATCCGTATACCGACGCAGCATAG
- a CDS encoding uncharacterized protein (BUSCO:EOG092D1HSA) has translation MSNLNSWEDDPAAQDENLAQQAQQQLNMNPAAAQGGFRPGASSFQPGAASFQPGQTYGGGAYGQYQQQYYQQPQGFYPQYGAGQGLDQYNQQYQNYGGGYNQGYNQNFGQGYPQYGQQQGQQGQRNQQQQQFAAPAQNNAAQAAPVKSLPVEKPAASAPKPVVTTEGGAKVLSIGGDAKPKAKVLSIGAPTASSPSPAKDEAKTEPSNAPDAGKKVTAAKAIEKTGEKAGKAAASGKSSGRTSPDPSSGRSSPSAAEKKTQREVDAVLKAQAADVDDDTLKEIYGKEHVNIIFIGHVDAGKSTLGGSILWTTGMVDERTMDKYKKEAKDLGRESWYLSWVMDLTKEERTKGKTVEVGRGFFETEKRRYSILDAPGHKTYVPSMIGGASQADVGILVISARKGEYETGFERGGQTREHAMLAKTQGVNKLIVAINKMDDPTVEWSEERYKECTTKLQQFLKGTGYNLKTDVYFMPVAAQQSLNIKDRLPEGVAPWWKGPSLLEYLDGMQALERKVNAPFMMPVNAKYRDLGTMVDGKIEAGVIKKGMSLVMMPRKQSVETAAIYGEQEEEQPILQCGDQVRLRLKGIEEEDILPGFVLCSPKRLVHCVAEFEAQIKVLDLKSILTSGFNCVLHVHAAIEEVTFASLLHKLQKGTGRKSKVPPTHAKKGDSIIARLQVTGGAGMVCVEKFEDYPQMGRFTLRDQGQTIAIGKITKLITSDDQ, from the exons ATGTCGAACCTCAACTCTTGGGAGGACGATCCTGCTGCTCAGGACGAGAACCTCGCCCAGCAGgctcagcaacagctcaaCATGaaccctgctgctgcccaggGCGGCTTCCGACCCGGCGCTTCCTCGTTCCAGCCCGGCGCTGCCTCGTTCCAGCCTGGCCAGACCTATGGTGGAGGAGCATACGGGCaataccagcagcagtactATCAACAACCCCAGGGATTCTATCCTCAATATGGCGCAGGTCAAGGACTCGATCAGTACAACCAGCAATACCAAAACTACGGCGGCGGCTACAACCAGGGCTACAACCAGAACTTTG GCCAGGGCTACCCTCAGTATGGCCAacagcaaggccagcaaggTCAGCGaaaccagcaacagcagcagtttGCAGCCCCCGCCCAGAACAATGCTGCACAAGCTGCCCCTGTGAAGTCGCTCCCCGTCGAGAAACCTGCCGCGAGCGCCCCCAAGCCCGTTGTCACCACTGAAGGAGGTGCCAAGGTGCTTAGCATTGGAGGCGACGCAaagcccaaggccaaggtaCTGTCGATTGGCGCTCCCACTGCCTCCTCTCCTTCCCCGGCCAAGGATGAGGCCAAGACTGAGCCGTCCAACGCCCCGGATGCGGGCAAGAAGGTtaccgccgccaaggccattgaaAAGACTGGCGAGAAGGCAGGAAAGGCTGCCGCCAGTGGCAAGTCTTCTGGAAGGACATCTCCCGACCCATCATCTGGCCGCTCCAGCCCGTCTGccgcagagaagaagacgcagcGCGAAGTCGATGCCGTCCTCAAGGCGCAGGCAGCTGATGTGGATGATGATACTCTCAAGGAAATTTACGGCAAGGAGCACGTCAACATCATTTTCATTGGACACGTTGACGCAGGCAAGTCAACTTTGGGCGGTTCGATCCTGTGGACTACCGGAATGGTCGACGAGCGTACCATGGACAAGTACaagaaggaggccaaggaccTGGGCCGTGAGTCATGGTATCTCTCCTGGGTCATGGATTtgaccaaggaggagcgAACCAAGGGAAAGACGGTTGAAGTTGGACGTGGTTTCTTCGAGACGGAGAAGCGTCGCTACAGTATCCTGGATGCCCCTGGTCACAAGACGTATGTTCCCAGCATGATTGGAGGTGCTTCGCAGGCAGATGTCGGTATTCTCGTCATCTCGGCACGAAAAGGTGAATACGAGACAGGTTTCGAAAGAGGAGGTCAGACCCGTGAGCATGCTATGCTTGCCAAGACTCAGGGTGTCAACAAGCTGATTGTGGCGATCAACAAGATGGACGACCCCACGGTTGAGTGGTCTGAGGAGCGTTACAAGGAGTGTACTACCAAACTACAGCAGTTCTTGAAGGGAACCGGCTACAACCTCAAGACCGACGTCTACTTCATGCCCGTGGCCGCTCAGCAATCCCTGAACATCAAGGACCGACTGCCGGAGGGTGTTGCTCCCTGGTGGAAGGGACCCTCACTGCTGGAGTACCTTGACGGCATGCAGGCTCTGGAGCGCAAGGTCAACGCGCCATTCATGATGCCCGTCAATGCCAAATACCGCGACCTGGGCACCATGGTCGATGGCAAGATCGAGGCGGGAGTTATCAAGAAGGGCATGTCGTTGGTTATGATGCCTAGGAAGCAGTCAGTGGAAACGGCTGCCATTTACGGAGagcaggaagaggagcagcctATCCTCCAGTGCGGTGACCAAGTTCGGTTACGTCTCAAGggcattgaagaagaagacatccTGCCCGGATTTGTGCTTTGCTCGCCGAAGCGACTTGTGCACTGCGTAGCTGAGTTTGAAGCGCAAATCAAGGTTTTGGACCTCAAGAGCATTCTGACTTCGGGATTCAACTGTGTGCTGCACGTACATGCGGCCATCGAAGAGGTCACCTTTGCGTCGCTGCTACACAAGCTCCAGAAGGGCACCGGCCGTAAGAGCAAGGTCCCCCCCACACACGCCAAGAAGGGCGACAGCATCATTGCTAGACTTCAGGTGACTGGAGGCGCTGGTATGGTGTGCGTTGAGAAATTCGAGGATTACCCCCAGATGGGTCGTTTCACCCTCCGAGACCAG GGACAAaccattgccattggcaagatCACCAAACTCATTACCAGCGACGACCAGTAA